A single genomic interval of Argopecten irradians isolate NY chromosome 8, Ai_NY, whole genome shotgun sequence harbors:
- the LOC138329782 gene encoding protein PIF-like — translation MEPRKCISLPLIGDSKGEHMYSIDNRSASGTSANIMGTTAGLLAFVFLSLQMIVIADHSQCRRLLDFICVVDGSDSVNEEDYQTLREVVEELLDVFEISPGEVRMGVVVYSTSIHTVQSLTSDRNKLKTVIRNLPHPQDGTNTAMGIKVMHDLFSSDQLRKDRPDIPAVGMVLTDGRSKDMGKTLGQANQAKNDGVEMFAVGISDLINITEINGIASRPQNVLTVKSFKQLKDSIDSLVKMVCPTTTTSTTTTTTTTTPTTTTTPTTTTTPTTTPTTPTTTTTTTTPTTTTTPTTTTTPTTTTTPTTTTTTTTTTTTTKPTTTTAQPTFVKSAFRKKLKMVSLRRLTIKHRKEQTIKATQWIKGPCDDCSLMNGVGYNPHPKICSQFTQCYFGPNGNMRASHRECPFGFFFDTNVLGCRLSYESHCDNDKCMRNPYLQTYAYKGIQNCRAYWRCKNGRSAARCCAKGFRYRTWRGKHKCVKDPGCQDECPPTIGAVSKCETRMVFGNPKIYEQFIKGWNMWIPRPCAPGSHYDADKCACTGHTTHRPKKRECKPEVYLPFTNDIKDHSGSHSYVENQNVTLSNKGCAYFNGRSKLIIPRYSNAEFKNIVIKIRFKVEESRKSLSMRRKMTALLSNSDCCNDDVSFLMILGKSSVHYMALSEKKEMATFVLPVGDGWNTAYFVHDTDSLYGRCNSKEASKPLGGPIKRTHTGIHIGYGRGFRSFKGYIDEIKIFRCIPDLDEV, via the exons ATGGAACCAAGGAAGTGCATCAGCTTGCCTCTCATCGGTGATTCAAAAGGCGAACACATGTACTCCATCGACAATAGGTCTGCTTCTGGAACGAGTGCAAACATCATGGGGACCACAGCCGGTCTGCTGGCGTTTGTTTTTCTGTCGTTGCAAATGATTGTCATCGCCGACCATT CCCAATGTCGACGACTACTCGATTTCATCTGTGTAGTTGACGGGTCAGACAGTGTCAACGAAGAGGACTATCAGACGTTACGAGAGGTCGTTGAGGAACTTTTGGATGTATTCGAGATATCTCCTGGAGAGGTCCGTATGGGAGTTGTCGTATACAGTACATCTATCCATACTGTTCAGAGTCTTACGTCTGATAGAAATAAACTTAAAACGGTAATACGCAATCTACCACATCCTCAAGACGGAACCAACACAGCCATGGGCATTAAAGTAATGCACGATCTATTTTCGTCCGACCAACTGAGGAAAGATCGTCCTGACATTCCTGCTGTTGGCATGGTTCTCACGGATGGACGCTCCAAGGATATGGGCAAAACATTAGGACAAGCAAACCAGGCCAAGAATGATGGCGTAGAGATGTTTGCAGTAGGAATATCAGACCTAATTAATATCACAGAAATTAATGGAATAGCTTCTCGTCCTCAAAATGTACTGACAGTTAAATCATTTAAACAGCTAAAGGACTCCATCGACAGTCTTGTGAAGATGGTCTGTCCGA CTACTACAACCAGTacaacaacaaccacaactactaccactccaacaactacaaccactccaacaactacaaccacTCCAACTACAACTCCGACTacaccaacaacaactacaactactaccactccaacaactacaaccacTCCGACTACTACaaccactccaacaactacaaccacTCCAACTACAACTACGACTACAACCaccacaactacaacaacaaagCCCACCACCACAACAGCGCAACCAACATTTGTAAAATCAGCGTTcagaaaaaagctgaaaatggTGAGCTTACGAAGACTGACTATCAAGCACAGGAAAGAACAAACAATCAAAGCAACACAATGGATAAAAG GTCCTTGTGACGACTGCAGTTTGATGAACGGTGTCGGCTATAACCCACACCCCAAAATCTGTAGTCAATTTACTCAGTGTTATTTCGGGCCAAATGGGAACATGAGAGCATCACATAGAGAATGTCCTTTTGGATTCTTCTTTGACACCAATGTATTGGGCTGTCGTCTGTCGTATGAGTCTCACTGCGATAACG ATAAATGTATGCGAAATCCGTATCTGCAGACATACGCATATAAAGGTATACAAAATTGTAGAGCTTACTGGCGATGCAAGAATGGCCGCTCTGCTGCCAGGTGCTGTGCTAAAGGTTTCCGTTACAGGACCTGGAGAGGTAAACATAAATGTGTCAAAGATCCAGGCTGTCAGGATGAATGTCCGCCAACAATAGGAGCAGTATCAAAATGTGAAACACGAATGGTATTTGGAAATCCGAAGATCTATGAACAGTTCATTAAAGGGTGGAACATGTGGATACCACGCCCATGCGCACCAGGCAGTCATTACGATGCAGATAAGTGCGCATGTACAGGGCATACGACTCACCGGCCTAAAAAAC GTGAGTGCAAGCCTGAAGTGTATCTCCCATTTACAAATGACATAAAGGACCACTCTGGATCGCATAGCTACGTTGAAAATCAAAACGTCACACTGTCAAATAAAGGATGCGCGTATTTCAATGGAAGATCGAAGCTTATCATCCCGAGATACTCCAACGCAGAATTCAAAAACATCGTTATCAAGATTCGTTTTAAAGTCGAGGAATCCAGAAAATCATTGAGCATGAGACGTAAGATGACGGCGTTGCTTAGCAACAGCGACTGTTGTAATGATGACGTATCATTTTTGATGATCCTTGGGAAATCATCTGTGCATTATATGGCCCTCTCGGAGAAAAAGGAGATGGCCACGTTCGTCCTTCCTGTCGGT GATGGATGGAACACCGCGTACTTCGTTCACGACACAGATTCTTTGTATGGTCGGTGTAATTCTAAGGAAGCATCCAAACCCCTAGGCG GTCCCATAaagaggacacatacaggaatACATATTGGATACGGCCGAGGATTTCGCAGTTTTAAAGGCTATATTGACGAG ATCAAGATATTCAGATGCATACCAGATCTTGACGAGGTTTAA